A stretch of DNA from Dokdonia sp. PRO95:
TTTATGCATCGCGCTAGTGATGTACTCATTACCGTGACCATACATTGCGGTATACCAAGATGCAATACCATCTATATACTCATTACCAGCATCATCATACATCACGGCTCCTTTTGCGCGTGTAATTACAATAGGATTTCGAGCCGTTTGATGTTGCGTGAGTGGGTGCCAGAGGTGCTTGCTGTCTTTTTCTAGTATAGTCACAATTATAAGTTTAGTGCAAAGTTAGTTAAGGTAATTGCCTTCTTAGTTAGAATGGGTTTAAAAATAGTCTAGAGACTTATTACGCTTTCGCGAAAGCGCTCTGCATACTCTGCAATAACATTTTCATCAAAGTAAGGCTCTTCATCAATACGACCTATTACGCTTGCGCCACTCATTTTTTTAATAATAGCCTCTGTGGTAGGATGCTCATCTCCAGAAAATATAATACCACCTATCTCAAGATTACGTGCCTTGAGTAATTCAATAGTCATCAGTGTGTGATTAATACTCCCTAGGTAATGACGCGATACTACAATCACTTTATCTGTTGGCCTTATTACATCTGCAATGGTTTCGGTTTCATTTATAGGGACTAGTAAGCCGCCTGCACCCTCAATTACAAGTGAATTTGTAGTTTCTGGTCTTTTGATTTTATCTACGGTAACGGCTACATTATCTATAGCAGCAGCCGCGTGTGGACTCATAGGTGTCTGTAAAGCAAAACTGTTATCGTGATATTGCGATATTTCATTTTTAACTAATCGCTTGACTTTGTGAGTATCACTATTATCAAGATCTCCTGCCTGTACTGGCTTCCAGTAATCTGCCTGTAAGGCCTCTGTAACAATGGCTGCAGCAACTGTCTTCCCCACATCTGTAGAAATCCCTGTAATGAAATATGTAGCTTGTTTATCTTTCATCCTATATTCTTTTGTAATTCAACAAAGCTCTTTAATGACCGAACTTGTTTAATACTATAATTGGCTTTTTATTAATTCTAGAAGTTCAGTAACTTCATCTTTACTGTTATATGCGTGCAAACAAATACGCAGGCGCTCTTGACCTTGAGGCACTGTGGGCGATAAAATAGGCTTGACGTTAAAGTTGTTTTCTTTTAGCTTTCGCGAAAGCGTCTTTACCGCATCATTACCACGTATCACACCACAATGTATGGCAGAGTCACTATCTATAAAGAGCTTACCTAGAGCTAGTCTTTGTACTTCGGCCTTAAAATGATTTATAAGCTTGCGCAAGTTCACAACCTCTGGCGCATCCTCATTTGTAGGTTCTAACAATTGCTCATAAGCACTTAATATAATCGCAAGTGAATGTGGAGGCAGCCCAGTAGTATAAATAAAAGACCGTGCAAAATTTACCAGATAGCTCCTCAAAGCCTCACTACCTAAAATCGCGGCTCCGTGCGCACCCATCCCTTTACCAAAGGTTATAATGCGTGCAAAAACTTTATCTTCTAGATGGAGTTCTTGTACGAGTCCGGCGCCTTGAGGCCCCAGCACAGCGGTTGCGTGTGCTTCATCTATAATGAGGTGTATGCCATTTTTCATACAGATGTCTGCAATAGCAAGAAGGTCTGGCGTATCACCATCCATAGAAAAAACAGACTCGGTCACAAGGTATAGTTCGATGGCACCTTCTTGATCATCTAGGTGATGCATCTCTCGCAACCTAGAGACCAGCTTTTTTATACTGGCGATATCGTTATGCTTAAACTTATAGCCTCTAGCTGGGCTCATCTGTATACCATCTCGTATACTAGCGTGTATATACTCATCGTAGAGTATAAGATCTCCGCGCTGTGGCACACTCTGAAAGAAGCCCACGTTTGCATCATACCCGCTATTAAAAACAAGTGCGCTCTCAGCTTTATGAAAATCTGCTAGCATCTCCTCCGTGCGAGCATATAGCTTGTGATTACCAGACAGCAATCTGCTCCCTGTGGCTCCATTTGCACTAAGCTGCTCTTCTTGCAATATAGCCTGAGCGCGTGCTGTAATTTTCTGGGCGATGCTACTATTACTAGAAAACCCTAAATAATCGTTTGACGAGAAGTCAACGAGATTTGCTGGAGGCGTGAGCACTCGTAGTGCTTGCGTAGCTTTTCGAGCATCTAGTTTTTTCTGTAATTTTTTTGGTAACATATGGTAAAGATACTTCACCAATGTGACATTTTGTAGGGATAGAAGTGCCGTTAGTTTCTTACTTTTAAAATCTAAACTTTCCTTTATGAGATTACTTCTTATTGCATTGCTCTTAAGCTCCTTTTGTATCGCTCAAACTAATGAGTATAGCATCTCCTTTGAGAATGCCGTACATCACGAGGCTAGCATTGCTATCACCTTCCCAGAACTTAAACAGAAGATCGTTACCGTACGTATGAGTAGATCATCACCGGGACGTTACGCCATACACGAGTTTGCAAAAAATGTATTTGACTTTAAGGCAACAAATAGTAAAGGAGAAATACTAGAGGCAACCAGACCAGATCCATACTCTTGGGAGATTAAAAATCACGATGGAGAAATAAACGTATCCTACACACTCTTTGCAAATAGGGCAGATGGTACGTACTCACAAATAGATGAGTCACACGCACACCTCAATATGCCTGCTACATTTATGTTTATGGAGGGAGAAGAGGATCGCCCTATCAAGATAGACTTTAATGTAAGGAAAGACTTAAACTGGAAAGTTGCTAGCCAACTCAAAAAAGTCTCACAAACAACATTTACAGCACCAGATTTACAATACTTTTTTGACAGCCCTACAGAGGTAAGTGATTACCAGTTGCGAGAGTTTATGGTAGACGGTAAAAACATACGCTTTGCATTGCATAGTGATGACAGTGCAGAAGATTTTGACGCCTACTGGAAAAAGGTAAAAGCCATTGTACTTGCACAAAAAGAAGTGTTTGGAGAGTTGCCTGCCTATGATTTTGGCGAGTACACCTTCCTTGCCTGTTATGCTCCTCACGTATCTGGTGATGGAATGGAACACCGCAACAGTACGATACTTACCGATAGAGAATCACTAGCAGCTGGTGGTATGGAAGGCAATATAGGAACGGTTTCTCACGAATTTTTTCACTCGTGGAATGTCGAGCGCATACGCCCAGCAGATCTCGAGCCCTTTGACTTTACCGCAGCAAATATGAGTGGCTCTCTATGGTTTGCCGAAGGTTTTACAAGTTACTACACTAACTTAATTCTTGCTCGCGCAGGCGTTATCACCAGTGAAGATTATGTAAAAGGACTCAACCGAACGTTCAACTATGTATGGAACTCACCTGCCCGCGATTATTTTAACCCGATTGAGATGAGTTACCAGGCACCTTTTGTAGATGCCGCGACCTCTGTAGATCCTGTAAATAGAAACAATACCTTTATCTCATACTACTCTTATGGAAGTGTGCTGGGTCTTGCGCTTGACCTCTCACTGCGCCAGCAAGGGCTTAATCTAGATGACTATTTTAAAGCGGTGTGGAATCAGTTTGGAAAAAAGGAGGTCTCATACAGTATTCGAGATCTTGAAAATGTGTTAGCTGGGTATGCGGGTGACGCTTTCGCGAAAGCGTTCTTCTCTCAATACATTTATGATAGTCAGATGCCAGATTATCAAAACCTACTATCAAATGCGGGACTTACAATAACACAAGACAAAAACAAGCCTTATCTAGGACTACGTGTAAACGCCTCTGAAAGCGGATTACGTATTGCTAGCCCAACTTCAAAAGGCTCGCCTGCTTATGCTGCAAAGCTTAATAAAGGAGATCTTATAACTGCAGTAGATGGAGAAGCGATAACGACTGTAGATGCCTACAATGAGCTAGTTAAAAAGCTCACTGTAGGCCAAACGATTGCAGTGACTTATAAACGTTTTGGTAGCGAGGCAACCACAAATCTAACAGTAAGCGCAGATCCTACCTACACCATCGCCACAGATAAAAATGCAGGTAAAAAAGCCCGTAAGCTCAAAAAATACTGGCTACAAGAAAAGTAAAGCCCATCTTTCAGGGTTATATCCCCAGTACTAAAAATAGTGCTGGGGATTTTTTATGTGTGATTTTTAAATAAAATTATTGTTTTTCAATAATTTTTATATATTTGTTATTGTAAAACGATAATAAAATGAAAACTATTTAAATAAATCTGATGAATAAACTTAAAATATTATTTGGCATAATTGCACTACTACTTTTTGGTTACACCATAGGAATTATACAGAGTATTATTCTATTAGATAATTATCAATTAATAGTAGATGCTAGAAAAAGTGAAATGATCTTTGGTGAATTTGATTACTTCATAGATAAGTTATTGATTATATCCATTTGTGCCGGCCTCATCATTTGCCTTAAGTGTATTTATGAAATTTTGAAGAAGGGTTTTTTTACAACTATTTCTAAAAAGCATATGAAATATGCAGGTTATATCTTTTTAATTGTTGGAACTATTTCTGCCATTCTTGACAGTATACGGTTCTTTGCTGGTAACCTGAGAGGAGTACTACTAAACAATATTTTAATAGGATTGCTAGTAGGACTACTTGGCTTCATAGTACTTATCATAGCAGATATGGCTCGAACGGGCTACCAACTCAAGTCTGAAAATGATTTAACAATATAATTTTCTATTATGAAAAACATAAAATTACTTCTGGGTGTAATTGTAGGTTTACTTATTTTAAATCTTGCTAAGGTCATCTTCAATATCACTTTTTATAACTCCTTAGATGATCTTCTCAATGCAGATGGTGAAGGTCATTTACTCATCATAACTTATGTAGCAACTATCATTGTGCTATGTGCAGCTCACTTACTTGTCGCTAAGGGACTGTGGTTTATGATACAATATGGATACTTTAATTTGAGAAGTATAAAGGTGCTCAATTTTGGAGCTGTAGCCTTTATCGCATACGGTATTATTTCGCTTTGCTGGAGATTATATCTAATGAGCTATTTTAACCAAACTGAAACTAACGAAGCGCCTCAAATGGTCATTAATGCCTTTGAGAATAGCTACACGATCATATTGGGGCTAGCCATCATAACAATCACTACGGTATTAAAGGATGCACACGTCCTCAAATCTGAAAACGATTTAACCATATAACCTATGCCTATAACGATAAATTTAGACAAGGTGCTTGCAGATCGTGAGATGAAGAGCAAAGAACTCGCAGAAATCATAGGCATCACCACAGCAAACCTTTCTATACTCAAATCTGGTAAGGCAAAGGCAGTGCGCTTCTCTACGCTTGAGGCTATCTGTAAGGCCTTAGATTGTCAACCTGGCGATATACTAGAGTATTCCACATAAAAAGCTCTTATAGCTATTTCCAAAACAATAAAAAAGCCCAAATTCTCATAAGAATTTGGGCTTTTAATAATGTATGTTAATGCGCTTTAATCTGCTAGCACAATCACTTTATTGTTGTTCATCTCTACAGTACCACTAGTAATTACAAGTGACCACTTACCGTCTGGTGTTTTGGTAAATTTACCCTCTTGGCCATCGGCTATAGTAGGATTTCCTTCAAATTTTACAGTACCTGCTACTAGTAAAGAAACAGTTGCTGCGTGATTATCTAACATTTGGTATTCACCATTAACACCTGGTACGGTAACCGATGATACTTCACCGCTTACTAGAGATGCCTCTGGAGTTACAATTTCTAAATGCATAGTTTATAATTTATAGTACGCTTTCGCGAAAGCGTAATTAAAAATCTCTTAAGCCTCTTGAAGCATTTTTTCTCCTGCTTCGATTGCCTCTTCGATAGTTCCTTTAAGGTTAAATGCTGCTTCTGGAAGGTGATCTAACTCTCCGTCCATAATCATATTAAATCCTTTGATAGTTTCTTTAATATCTACCAGTACTCCTGGGATACCTGTAAACTGCTCTGCTACGTGGAATGGCTGAGAAAGGAAACGTTGTACACGACGTGCACGTCCTACTGCCATTTTATCTTCTTCAGATAATTCTTCCATACCTAAGATGGCAATAATATCTTGAAGTTCTTTATAACGCTGTAAAAGCTCTTTTACGTTTTGTGCACACTCATAGTGCTCATTACCTAAGATATCTGCAGTAAGGATACGTGATGTAGAGTCTAGTGGATCTACCGCTGGGTAAATACCAAGCTCTGCAATCTTACGTGAAAGTACTGTAGTTGCATCAAGGTGAGCAAAGGTTGTTGCTGGTGCTGGATCGGTAAGGTCATCTGCAGGTACGTAAACCGCTTGTACAGATGTAATAGATCCTCTCTTTGTAGAAGTAATACGCTCTTGCATCGCACCCATCTCTGTTGCTAGTGTAGGCTGGTAACCTACGGCAGATGGCATACGTCCAAGAAGTGCAGATACTTCTGATCCTGCTTGAGTAAAACGGAAGATGTTATCTACGAAGAAAAGTACATCTTTTCCTTGTCCTTCTCCTGCTCCATCACGGAAGTACTCAGCTATAGTAAGTCCAGAAAGTGCAACACGTGCACGTGCTCCTGGTGGTTCGTTCATTTGTCCGAATACGAAAGTTGCTTTTGAGTCTCTCATCGCAGTTTTATCTACTTTAGAAAGATCCCATCCACCTTCTTCCATAGAGTGCATAAAGTCATCTCCGTATTTGATAATACCAGACTCAAGCATCTCTCTTAAAAGGTCATTTCCTTCACGTGTACGTTCTCCTACTCCTGCAAATACAGAAAGACCACCGTGACCTTTTGCAATATTGTTAATCAACTCCTGAATAAGTACTGTTTTACCTACTCCTGCTCCTCCAAATAATCCAATCTTACCTCCTTTTGCATAAGGCTCAATAAGGTCAATTACTTTAATACCTGTAAAAAGTACTTCTGTAGATGTTGATAGGTCTTCAAATTTTGGTGCGCTACGGTGTATAGGTAAACCTGCATCTCCAGTTTTAGGAAGATCATCCATACCATCAATAGCATCACCTATTACATTAAATAGACGACCATAAATATCTGCCCCAATAGGCATTTGTATAGCAGATCCTGTTGCAACAGCATCCACCCCACGGCTTAATCCGTCTGTAGAGTCCATTGAGATTGTACGTACTGTATTCTCTCCAATGTGTGACTGTACTTCAAGAACTAATTTTGTTCCGTTTGAGTTTGTAACTTCTAGTGAATCGTAAATTTTAGGTAACTCAGTTCCGCTCTCAAAAGCGACATCTACTACTGGGCCTATAATTTGTGCAACTTTACCTGTAACTTGTGACATTAGTCTCTATATTAATGTTTAGCAAAATAATAGCGAAAAACTTGTCGTTTTTCGTCGTGCAAAGATACTGTTTAATTTTTTATGCAAAAGTGTAAAGTGTAAGTTTTTGAAGTGCTTTTTTTAGTGATGATTACGCTTTCGCGAAAGCGCACTAAAAACTAGGGGTTACGGTTATTACCTGTGATAATTTCTATGACAAAAACTATTTCGCTCAGCCAAAATGTAGTGTATAAAAAAAGGATATTTTAAACTTGAGTTTAAAATATCCTTCTAAAAAATTCTAATTATTTACTACCTACTCTACCGTAACTGACTTTGCAAGGTTACGTGGCTGGTCTACGTTTTTATCAAGCATCAAAGCGATGTGATAAGACAGTAATTGCAGCGGTATGGTTGCAAGTATAGGTGTGAGTGGCTCAAGTGTTTCTGGTATTTCGATAATGTGATCTGCAAGGCGTTTTACCTCTGTATCACCTTCTGTAACAATACCTATTATTTTACCACTACGTGCTTTAATCTCTTCAATATTACTAACCACTTTCTCATAATGGCCTTTTCTCATAGCGATTACAAAAACTGGCATCATCTCATCAATAAGAGCGATAGGCCCGTGCTTCATCTCTGCAGCTGGGTATCCCTCTGCGTGTATGTATGAGATTTCCTTGAGCTTTAATGCTCCTTCTAGCGCTACTGGGAAGTTGTATCCACGACCTAGGTAAAGTGCATTAGGCGCATCTTTATATTGTGCTGCTACGAGCTCTGCTTGATCATTACACTTAAGAGCTTTCTCTACCTTCCCAGGTATTCTCTCTAGTTCTTGAAGGTAACTTCTAAACTCTGACTCTGCCATCTTACCTGTAGCTTGCGCTAGCCTAAGTGCGATAAGCGTAAGTATGGTAATCTGTGTTGTAAATGCCTTTGTAGATGCAACCCCAATTTCTGGACCTGCGTGTGTATAGGCCCCAGCATCTGTAATTCTAGATATAGATGAACCTACTACGTTACAAATTCCAAATACAAATGCTCCTTGTTTTTTGGCAAGTTTAATAGCCGCCATTGTATCTGCTGTTTCACCACTTTGTGAGATAGCAATTACCACATCATCTTTAAAGACAACCGGGTTACGATATCTAAACTCTGAAGCATACTCAACCTCTACAGGAACGCGAGCAAATTCTTCAAAAATATACTCCGCCACAAGACCTGCGTGCCAAGAAGTACCACAGGCAATAATGATAATACGACGAGCGTTTTTAAACTTCTCGATATTATCATCAATACCTGCCATTTTAATTATACCTTCTTTTACAAGCATACGCCCACGGAAGGTATCTTTAATAGCTTGAGGCTGCTCATAAATTTCCTTAAGCATAAAGTGATCATAACCACCTTTTTCTATTTGCTCAAGATTAAGCTGAAGCTCCTCTATATACGGATCAACTAAAGAATCATCTTTAATCTTACGTACTTTTAATTTTTTATGATTGCGTATTACCGCCATCTCACCATCTTTAAGATAGATGGTTTTCTTTGTATACTCGATAAAAGGAGTCGCATCTGATGCAATAAAAAACTCATCTTCTCCCACACCAATCGCAAGCGGACTTCCTAATCTTGCCACAACAATCTCGTCTGGCTTCGTCTTATCAAAAACTGCAATTGCATAGGCACCTATAGTTTGATTAAGTGCTATTTGCACAGCCTTACCAAGCTTTACACCTTCGTTTTTCTTGACATCCTCTATTAAGTTAACAAGAACTTCTGTATCAGTATCAGACTCAAAAGTATAGCCACGCTTAATAAGCTCTTGACGTAGTGGGTCGTAATTTTCAATAATACCATTATGGATTATTACTAAATCTCCAGAATTTGAAAAGTGAGGGTGGGAGTTAACATCGTTAGGCACTCCGTGAGTGGCCCATCTTGTATGACCTATTCCTATACCACCAGTTGTAGTAATATCTGCTTCGAGCTTAGCTCGTAAGTCTGCAACTTTCCCTTTTGTTTTAGAAAACTTCACATCCGTTCCGTCATATAATGCTATACCTGCACTATCATAACCCCTGTACTCAAGCCTTTCTAAACCTTGAACAACTACAGGATAAGCTTCTCTATGACCTATGTAACCTACAATTCCGCACATATGTGATTTTATTTTTTAAAGTCCTAATGCTATACCACAAGGGCTAGTAGGATCAATTTCTTCTGTTATTGTGTAATACAATCTCAATTTTAATTTCTTTTCTTCATCAGAACTTGCACTTCCATGTAATATAGTCCCCTCCGGTGAAATCACTCCAGAGAATGGAACTCGCTGTCCATCTTGGACACCTCCCGTACCACCGATAAGCGCAGTGTTATCAATTGTTACATTTTGTGAGACAGATAAAGCTAATCTTACATTTGTGGAGTCATTCTTAATAATATTGTTGATGTGTTGTGTAAGTCGTATTCTATAACTAACACCGTTACTTGAAAGATCACCATCAACCTCTCTAGAAAGCCTACCTAAGTGGTTTGTTCTAGTATTTACAGCTCCACCCTCTCCTGTTGAGTTATCTATAAGAGCATCTAGCAACGTAGCATTATTATCATAGTCATAAATAAATAATCGCTCAGGCTCTAGCTCGCCACTACTTCCAGCATTTAATTCATCTTGCTGAACGTAAAATTGCAAATTGGCTTCATTTACAATAATATTACACGCTCTTAAAGCCTCTAACTGATCTGCAACACCGTTATCGTCCTCATCTGCACCAAATAAATCAATTAAGGCAATACTACCATCCCCACCTTTTACATATAAATTTTCTTCACCGTCAACAATGTTTTGAGACTCATTAAAACTCGTAGACCCTATAGGGCTCTGACTAAAATCATTTTCATATGCGATTGCACGTACACCAGAAGATCTTAAGGATATATTTCCCGTTCCGGTTGATACTACTTCTCCAGAATCATCTATAGTAGAGTCCTCATTAGTAAAAGAATAATATATAGTTACATTTAAGTTTGCCACATCAAATAGGATAGCACTTCCCTTATCATCAATAGCTTCTGCTTTTAAATATAAACCTCTAAAATAATCGTTAACCGTATTTTGATTTAACAAAGTACCTTGACCTTCTTGGTCTATGATTGCTTGTTTCCAATAATCTAAGACAGCCGCATCGTCAGCATTTCCACTTGTGTATGAAAGTCTAATTCTTGGACTCAATCTATCTATCTCATTAGTTCCATCTGGATCACCAGCATCGTCAAGATTTGGCGTAGTTAATACGATTTCGCTATCATCTAGAACAAAACCTTCTGCTTGCGTTCCATTAGGCAGCGAATCACGCACTTCAAATAGCAAATCTCCTTCTACTCCTTGAAATTCAGAAACCTCATTAGAATAATAAATTGCTGAGCTTTCGAAATCTTCGGCTGGATCTAAACTATTTAAAAAGAAATTTGATCTGTAAACAGACAATTTCATTTGACCTGGAGTGTTCCCAAAAATAGAGTCTAATGAATACGTAGAATTTCCATCTGTATCGGTTTCTTCTAATGTAGAATAATATGGAAGTGAGAAAACAACAGAATCAATTTCAGTATCATCACCAAAATCTGGATCATTACTAGACAGAGAAACCTGTGTTAGTAATGAACTCGTTGTCGATCCATAAGTAGGGTCTTTATAAAAACCAATAACTCCCACTGATGTACCACTAGTTTGCACCCCATTAAAACCTGAAGCATCAGCATAATTACGACTGTAAGCTGCAATTTTTAAATCTTGAGCAAGCTCTGTATCAAAATTAACCTCTCCTACAATACTTGTTCCAATAGAACCAAAATCGTCCTCACAGGAAATAATCAACAGCGCAAGCCCCATAACCATGGCTGCTTGCTTAAGCATTTTATTCAATCTCATAATTAGTCTATTCTTCTAAAACTTGAGTAGTGTAAAAATCTTCGTAAGCCTGAGGGAACTCCTCTTTCTTCTTATACGGCAAAACAGGAATTTTGGTCGTATTAAGAATTTTCATCAAGTCCTCATTTAATTCTTGAGAACCTACTATTGCAGCATCACTATTCTTGATAGTAACTTTCATAAGGTTTTCGTAAGTAGGATTTTCTAACTCTTGTATAGACTCTGGATCAATACCATCAAAAGCTACTTTATTAAGAAGCTCTTCATTTAAAGCTCCTTCAAAACCTTGGTTGTAAATAGAAGTTACAATTTTACTTTGCGCAAATAAAGGCTCACTCGCATAGTAATGCTTTAAGTATAGAGGCAATAGAGATGCTAGCCACCCTTGTACATGTATAATATCTGGAGCCCAGTTTAATTTCTTTACCGTCTCCACAACTCCTTTTGCAAAGAAAATGGCGCGCTCATCATTATCAGGGAAAAGATTTCCCTCTTCATCTGTAAAAGTCGCTTTACGCTTAAAATACTCTTCGTTATCTATAAAGTACACTTGAATACGCTCCTTCGGTATTGAGGCGACCTTAATTATAAGAGGCATATCAAAATCATTGATAACCAAGTTCATTCCAGATAATCTAATTACTTCGTGTAGTTGATGTCTACGCTCATTAATATTACCATAACGTGGCATAAAAATGCGTATTTGCCCACCCTTGGAATTAACCATTTGAGGGGCTTCAAACGACATAGAGGCAATCTCGGTCTCTGGGAGGTATGGAATCACTTCAGATGACACGTACAATATCCTCTTATCTTTCATATATGTAAAAATTAGGTTGTTAATCTATTCAAAAAACACGCAAAAGTACAAATTTTTACGCACTTAGTCTTAATATTAGTAAGTTTGCATCCCGTTAAAATTTTAATAAATTGCAAGCAATAACAGCTCATAAACAGATTTCTAAGATCGTCCATCAAGCAAAAAGCAATGGCAAATCCGTAGGTTTTGTCCCTACAATGGGCGCCCTACATCATGGACATGCATCACTTATTGATTATGCACTCAAAGATTGTGCCCTAATTGTAGTAAGCATTTTTGTTAATCCTACACAATTCAATAACGCCTCAGATTTAGACAAGTATCCTCGCACTCTCGATAAAGATCTAGACTTTCTAGCCCATTATGGAGATAAAGTGGTGGTCTATGCACCAACAGCTACAGAGGTTTACGGTAATGAAGTCTCCTCTACCCCTTATAATTTTGGAGCCATAGAAAAGGTTATGGAGGGAGAGCACAGGCCAGGACATTTTGATGGTGTAGGCACTGTTTTAAACCTGCTTTTTAGACAAATAAATCCGGACAAAGCA
This window harbors:
- a CDS encoding DUF4270 domain-containing protein, which produces MRLNKMLKQAAMVMGLALLIISCEDDFGSIGTSIVGEVNFDTELAQDLKIAAYSRNYADASGFNGVQTSGTSVGVIGFYKDPTYGSTTSSLLTQVSLSSNDPDFGDDTEIDSVVFSLPYYSTLEETDTDGNSTYSLDSIFGNTPGQMKLSVYRSNFFLNSLDPAEDFESSAIYYSNEVSEFQGVEGDLLFEVRDSLPNGTQAEGFVLDDSEIVLTTPNLDDAGDPDGTNEIDRLSPRIRLSYTSGNADDAAVLDYWKQAIIDQEGQGTLLNQNTVNDYFRGLYLKAEAIDDKGSAILFDVANLNVTIYYSFTNEDSTIDDSGEVVSTGTGNISLRSSGVRAIAYENDFSQSPIGSTSFNESQNIVDGEENLYVKGGDGSIALIDLFGADEDDNGVADQLEALRACNIIVNEANLQFYVQQDELNAGSSGELEPERLFIYDYDNNATLLDALIDNSTGEGGAVNTRTNHLGRLSREVDGDLSSNGVSYRIRLTQHINNIIKNDSTNVRLALSVSQNVTIDNTALIGGTGGVQDGQRVPFSGVISPEGTILHGSASSDEEKKLKLRLYYTITEEIDPTSPCGIALGL
- a CDS encoding glycogen/starch synthase; protein product: MKDKRILYVSSEVIPYLPETEIASMSFEAPQMVNSKGGQIRIFMPRYGNINERRHQLHEVIRLSGMNLVINDFDMPLIIKVASIPKERIQVYFIDNEEYFKRKATFTDEEGNLFPDNDERAIFFAKGVVETVKKLNWAPDIIHVQGWLASLLPLYLKHYYASEPLFAQSKIVTSIYNQGFEGALNEELLNKVAFDGIDPESIQELENPTYENLMKVTIKNSDAAIVGSQELNEDLMKILNTTKIPVLPYKKKEEFPQAYEDFYTTQVLEE
- the panC gene encoding pantoate--beta-alanine ligase, giving the protein MQAITAHKQISKIVHQAKSNGKSVGFVPTMGALHHGHASLIDYALKDCALIVVSIFVNPTQFNNASDLDKYPRTLDKDLDFLAHYGDKVVVYAPTATEVYGNEVSSTPYNFGAIEKVMEGEHRPGHFDGVGTVLNLLFRQINPDKAYFGEKDYQQLAIVRKLVEKEKLPLEIIGCPIHRQEDGLAMSSRNARLTENQLAIAPFIYEVLQYVKNNFDTHSALQLRKYVSAAFEKKEGLDLEYFEIANIKNLSTLSRKRKNQQYRAFLAVYAGEIRLIDNIALN